One window of the Peptacetobacter hiranonis genome contains the following:
- a CDS encoding glycosyltransferase family 2 protein produces MDKNLVSIITPMYNAEKYIVGTIESVLNQTYKNWEMIIVDDCSTDGCSEIAKSYSENDNRIKYIRTEKNSGVSNARNVALKMANGAFIAFLDSDDIWDCEKLEKQIRFMQENDYVITFTAYELMDENSNRMHKEIRVPKSVDYNTLLKGNVLGCLTVIINREKLGFDIRMSGERHEDYVLWLSILKRGIIAYGIDEVLAMYRKSSSSLSGNKFKAAKWTWNIYRNIEKIPFPKAVYYFINYAINGIKKS; encoded by the coding sequence ATGGATAAAAATTTAGTGTCTATAATTACTCCCATGTATAATGCTGAAAAATATATTGTAGGGACAATAGAATCAGTTCTTAATCAGACATATAAAAACTGGGAAATGATAATTGTCGACGATTGTTCAACAGATGGTTGTTCTGAAATAGCAAAATCATACTCAGAAAATGACAATAGAATAAAATATATAAGAACTGAAAAAAATTCTGGAGTTTCTAATGCAAGGAATGTAGCCTTAAAAATGGCTAATGGGGCTTTTATTGCCTTTTTGGATAGTGATGATATATGGGATTGTGAAAAATTAGAAAAACAGATTAGGTTTATGCAGGAAAACGACTATGTTATAACATTCACTGCATATGAACTAATGGATGAAAATAGCAATAGGATGCATAAGGAAATAAGAGTTCCGAAAAGTGTGGACTACAATACTCTTTTAAAAGGTAATGTTCTTGGGTGTTTAACTGTAATAATAAATAGAGAGAAACTTGGTTTTGATATAAGAATGAGTGGAGAAAGACATGAAGATTATGTTCTTTGGTTATCTATATTAAAGAGAGGTATAATAGCTTACGGTATCGATGAGGTATTAGCTATGTATAGAAAATCAAGTAGTTCTTTAAGTGGTAATAAATTTAAGGCAGCAAAATGGACTTGGAATATATATAGAAATATTGAGAAGATACCATTCCCGAAGGCTGTTTATTATTTTATAAATTATGCTATAAATGGAATTAAGAAAAGTTAG
- a CDS encoding glycosyltransferase family 2 protein gives MNEPLVSIITPVYNAERFLEDTIKSVQKQSYKNWELVLVDDCSKDSSSEIIEKFRNSDDRIRYIKLEKNSGAAISRNTGIKNANGRFIAFVDSDDLWEETKLEKQIEYMLRENIGFSFTSYRYMRENGEKTNKVAKAPKKIDYEGLLKNTIIGCSTVVLDRKIIGDFEMPLVKRGQDTATWLKILRTEKYAYGIEEPLVNYRIVGNSLSSNKIKALKRTWNTYRNVEGLGLFKSMYVFCFYVVNAIRKRL, from the coding sequence ATGAATGAACCATTGGTATCAATAATAACTCCTGTATATAATGCAGAGCGGTTTTTAGAAGATACGATAAAATCGGTACAGAAGCAGTCATATAAGAATTGGGAACTTGTTTTAGTAGACGACTGCTCAAAAGATAGTTCATCAGAAATAATAGAAAAATTCCGAAATAGTGATGATAGAATAAGATATATCAAATTAGAAAAGAATTCCGGAGCAGCTATTAGTAGAAATACTGGTATAAAGAACGCGAATGGTAGATTTATAGCATTTGTAGATAGCGATGATCTCTGGGAGGAAACTAAGTTAGAAAAGCAGATTGAATATATGCTAAGGGAAAATATAGGATTTTCCTTTACTTCATATAGATATATGAGAGAAAATGGAGAAAAGACTAATAAAGTTGCAAAGGCTCCAAAGAAGATTGATTATGAAGGACTTTTAAAGAACACTATAATAGGATGTTCAACCGTAGTATTAGATCGAAAAATTATAGGTGATTTTGAAATGCCTTTAGTTAAGAGAGGACAGGATACTGCTACATGGTTGAAAATACTTAGAACAGAAAAGTATGCATATGGGATAGAGGAGCCACTAGTTAATTATAGAATAGTAGGTAATTCTCTATCTAGTAATAAGATAAAAGCCTTAAAGAGAACATGGAATACGTATAGAAACGTGGAGGGCTTAGGTCTGTTTAAAAGCATGTATGTATTCTGTTTTTATGTAGTTAATGCTATAAGAAAGAGATTATAG
- a CDS encoding glycosyltransferase family 2 protein: MYKYKFTIFTPTYNREYTLPKLYNDLKNQTYKDFEWLIVDDGSTDNTEELVNKFIEEDILDIRYIKKENGGKHTAINVGVREANGEFFFIVDSDDGLMPNSMELVIQEWDKVDNKEEFCGIVGLCLRMEDGKTLGTEVPEEHLICHFAELYYKFGVKGDKTIVFLTDILKQYPFPEREGIRFLPESVVWYEISKYYKVRCINEPMIIREYLEDGLTKNILKKSALKGRALEYLYLTNQNTYPLKDFPYMWIKNYINLARYSLLSDSKYFNEINKIRDKFMYILCFPLGYYKYLRQKKFVKE; this comes from the coding sequence ATGTATAAATACAAATTTACAATATTTACTCCTACATATAATAGAGAATATACACTTCCAAAGCTTTACAATGATTTGAAAAATCAGACATACAAAGATTTTGAGTGGTTAATAGTAGATGATGGAAGTACGGATAATACAGAGGAATTAGTAAATAAATTCATTGAAGAAGATATCTTAGATATTAGATATATAAAGAAGGAGAATGGTGGAAAACATACTGCTATAAATGTAGGCGTTAGAGAGGCCAATGGAGAATTTTTCTTTATTGTAGATAGCGATGATGGACTTATGCCTAATTCTATGGAATTAGTTATTCAGGAATGGGATAAAGTTGATAATAAAGAGGAGTTCTGCGGTATTGTTGGTCTATGCTTAAGAATGGAAGATGGAAAAACACTAGGAACAGAAGTTCCAGAAGAACATTTGATATGCCACTTTGCGGAATTATATTATAAATTTGGAGTAAAAGGCGATAAAACAATAGTATTTTTAACAGATATTTTAAAACAGTATCCTTTCCCAGAAAGAGAAGGAATAAGATTTTTACCAGAGAGCGTTGTTTGGTATGAAATATCTAAATACTATAAGGTTAGATGTATAAATGAACCTATGATAATAAGGGAATATTTAGAAGATGGGCTTACAAAGAATATTCTTAAAAAGAGTGCTTTAAAGGGAAGAGCATTAGAGTATTTATATCTTACAAATCAAAATACATATCCATTAAAGGATTTCCCTTATATGTGGATAAAGAATTATATAAATTTAGCTAGATATTCGTTATTGTCAGATAGTAAATATTTTAATGAGATAAACAAGATAAGAGATAAATTTATGTATATATTATGTTTTCCACTAGGTTATTACAAATATTTAAGACAAAAGAAATTTGTTAAGGAATAA
- a CDS encoding CDP-glycerol glycerophosphotransferase family protein, with product MEKIKKLFNMILALLQYPFKKGIFKDKNIWLIGGHSGDIYDDNSKFLYEYILKNHKEIDIYWVIDKNSKVKDKIPGNKLIKGSVENYLYYYNAEVVIFSHAPSADIAPYNFAVPVLNRFHKKTFKVFLNHGAISFKKRKPMNARFKNLIDELMRSYNMATAISDFEKNIMVNEWGMDNEAVCVTGCARQDNLPLNKKPASRDILYMPTWRDWIKFGDKKFTDTEYFSNIMLFLNDEKLNEALEANDVNIKFYMHHLMHEFIDDIKENITGKRIKFLDKDVTLADEITSSAANITDYSGVAMDFMYMDRPILFYQFDVEKYKEEVDSYIDLDNEMFGDVAYNKDQAVDKLINIIESGFEVTESQRIARNKFFRYNDNGNCERIYHCIVEKLNK from the coding sequence ATGGAAAAAATAAAAAAATTATTTAATATGATTTTAGCTTTACTTCAGTACCCATTCAAGAAAGGTATTTTTAAGGATAAGAATATATGGCTGATAGGTGGTCATTCTGGAGATATATACGACGATAACTCAAAGTTTTTATACGAGTATATATTAAAAAATCACAAGGAAATAGATATATATTGGGTTATTGATAAAAATAGTAAGGTAAAGGATAAAATTCCTGGCAATAAGTTAATAAAAGGAAGTGTAGAAAATTATCTGTACTATTATAATGCGGAGGTAGTTATATTTTCACATGCTCCTTCTGCAGATATAGCACCGTATAATTTTGCAGTTCCTGTTCTTAATAGATTCCATAAGAAGACATTTAAGGTATTTTTAAATCATGGAGCTATAAGCTTTAAGAAAAGAAAGCCTATGAATGCTAGATTTAAGAATTTAATAGATGAACTGATGCGCAGCTACAATATGGCTACAGCTATATCTGATTTTGAAAAAAATATAATGGTAAATGAGTGGGGAATGGATAATGAAGCAGTTTGTGTTACAGGATGTGCAAGACAGGATAATCTTCCATTAAATAAAAAACCTGCTTCAAGAGATATATTATATATGCCTACTTGGAGAGATTGGATTAAGTTTGGCGATAAAAAATTCACTGATACTGAGTATTTTAGTAATATTATGTTATTCTTAAATGACGAGAAACTTAATGAGGCATTGGAAGCTAATGATGTAAATATAAAATTTTATATGCACCATTTAATGCACGAGTTTATTGATGATATAAAAGAAAATATAACTGGAAAGAGAATTAAATTTTTAGATAAAGATGTTACATTAGCCGATGAGATAACTTCATCAGCAGCTAATATAACAGACTACTCTGGTGTAGCAATGGACTTTATGTATATGGATAGACCTATACTTTTCTATCAGTTTGATGTTGAAAAATATAAAGAAGAGGTTGATTCTTATATAGATTTAGATAATGAAATGTTTGGGGATGTGGCTTACAATAAGGATCAAGCAGTTGATAAATTAATTAATATAATAGAAAGTGGTTTTGAGGTTACAGAAAGTCAAAGGATTGCAAGAAATAAATTTTTCAGATACAATGATAATGGCAATTGCGAAAGAATTTACCATTGCATAGTAGAAAAATTAAACAAATAA
- a CDS encoding glycosyltransferase family 4 protein: MKILHINSYYISSTIYKHLISHMDRPGILNDIYIPVDRDENIGKYKGIESERINYIYSKCFGKLDRIIFHLKNYRIEKDMYKKVDFDGVDVVHAHSLFVNGYLALKLKRKLGYDYMVAIRATDVKVFFKKMIMLRKLGVEIMKNAKYLVFISPYYKDDVIDTYVPENLREEMKKKSIVIPNGVDKFWLDNMDMRERVFKDKDIRLVYAGRLEGVKNLDTTIAVLKELIKRGYNATLDIIGKGPEEGKIKKLAEGELEGALNFYGFMPKEELIKFYRRNDIFIMPSKRETFGLVYIEALSQGLPIIYTKNEGVYGYFKEGEAGYAVDCNNVSEIADRVEDIYNRNVWNMEHLEEKIKNDFNWDNIVEEYIKYYYTF; the protein is encoded by the coding sequence ATGAAAATTTTACATATAAATTCATACTATATAAGTTCGACAATATATAAGCATTTGATATCTCATATGGATAGACCAGGGATATTAAATGATATATATATTCCAGTAGATAGAGATGAAAACATAGGAAAGTATAAAGGAATTGAGTCAGAGAGGATAAATTATATCTATTCTAAATGTTTTGGAAAGTTAGATAGAATAATATTCCATCTGAAAAATTATAGAATAGAAAAAGATATGTATAAAAAAGTGGATTTTGATGGTGTTGATGTTGTACATGCACATTCGCTTTTTGTAAATGGTTACTTAGCACTTAAACTAAAAAGAAAGCTTGGATATGATTACATGGTAGCTATAAGGGCTACTGATGTTAAAGTATTTTTCAAAAAGATGATAATGCTTAGAAAGCTAGGCGTTGAAATAATGAAGAATGCTAAGTATTTAGTATTTATATCACCTTACTATAAGGATGATGTAATAGATACTTATGTACCAGAAAATCTTAGAGAAGAAATGAAGAAAAAATCTATTGTAATACCAAATGGTGTAGATAAATTCTGGCTTGATAATATGGATATGAGAGAGAGAGTATTCAAGGATAAAGATATAAGACTTGTTTATGCCGGAAGACTTGAAGGGGTTAAAAACTTAGATACTACAATAGCAGTATTAAAAGAGCTTATAAAAAGAGGATATAATGCTACATTGGATATAATAGGAAAAGGACCGGAAGAAGGCAAGATAAAGAAACTTGCTGAAGGTGAATTAGAAGGAGCTTTAAACTTTTATGGATTTATGCCTAAAGAGGAGCTTATAAAATTTTATAGAAGAAATGATATATTTATAATGCCTTCTAAAAGAGAAACTTTTGGTCTAGTATATATAGAAGCTTTATCTCAAGGTCTTCCTATAATATACACTAAAAATGAAGGTGTATATGGCTACTTTAAAGAAGGAGAGGCAGGATATGCGGTTGACTGTAACAATGTATCTGAAATAGCTGATAGAGTAGAGGATATATACAACAGAAATGTATGGAATATGGAACATCTTGAAGAAAAAATAAAAAATGACTTCAATTGGGACAATATTGTTGAAGAATATATAAAGTATTATTATACTTTTTAA
- a CDS encoding UDP-glucose dehydrogenase family protein — protein sequence MKIAVAGTGYVGLVTGACLAEKGHNVVCVDIDEKKVEKMKAGFSPIYEEGLEEIMQKNYKDGRIDYTTDYESAYKNSDVIFIAVGTPERSDGSANLDYIKKVAIQISKSIEKDTLIVIKSTVPIGTNGKIEEYIRRNLNKNIHIELASNPEFLAQGTAVHDTLNASRIVIGVESEWAEGIMKEIYSPFEIPMIVTDRNSAEMIKYASNDFLALKISYMNDIANLCEIVGANVEDVAKGMSYDDRIGSKFLRAGIGYGGSCFPKDTKALHWLSAQNGYELKTVRAAIEVNEQQKLKLVRAAAEKIESFEGMKVAILGLTFKPGTDDLRESPAIPNIEYLLDRGADIYAFDPVGVENAKKLFGDKIVYTKTAKEALKDAKLCFIMTEWKEVKDLTPNDFNENMAESIVYDGRNCYCPEDMKNAGIEYYSIGR from the coding sequence ATGAAAATAGCAGTAGCAGGAACAGGATATGTTGGTCTTGTGACAGGTGCTTGTTTAGCTGAAAAAGGACATAATGTAGTCTGTGTCGATATAGATGAAAAAAAGGTAGAAAAAATGAAGGCTGGTTTTTCACCTATATACGAAGAAGGACTAGAAGAAATAATGCAGAAAAATTATAAAGACGGAAGAATTGATTATACAACGGATTATGAATCTGCTTATAAAAATTCTGATGTAATCTTTATAGCTGTAGGTACACCTGAGAGAAGCGATGGATCAGCGAATCTTGATTATATAAAAAAGGTTGCTATACAGATTTCTAAAAGCATAGAAAAAGACACATTAATAGTAATAAAATCTACAGTTCCAATAGGAACTAATGGAAAAATAGAAGAGTATATAAGAAGAAACTTAAATAAAAATATTCATATTGAGCTAGCTTCTAATCCAGAGTTTTTAGCACAGGGTACAGCAGTTCACGATACCTTAAATGCGTCTAGGATAGTAATAGGTGTTGAGAGTGAATGGGCTGAAGGAATAATGAAAGAAATTTATTCGCCTTTTGAAATACCTATGATTGTAACTGATAGAAATAGTGCTGAGATGATAAAATATGCATCAAACGACTTTTTAGCTTTAAAAATATCTTATATGAATGATATAGCTAATTTATGTGAGATAGTAGGGGCTAATGTTGAGGATGTTGCAAAAGGAATGAGCTATGATGATAGAATAGGAAGCAAGTTCTTGAGAGCTGGAATAGGATATGGAGGTTCTTGTTTCCCTAAAGATACAAAGGCTCTTCACTGGTTATCAGCTCAGAATGGATATGAGTTAAAGACTGTTAGAGCAGCTATAGAGGTAAATGAACAGCAGAAACTAAAATTAGTTAGAGCTGCAGCAGAAAAGATAGAATCATTTGAGGGTATGAAGGTAGCTATACTAGGTCTTACATTTAAACCAGGTACTGATGATTTAAGAGAATCACCAGCTATACCAAATATAGAATACCTTCTTGATAGAGGTGCTGATATATATGCATTTGATCCAGTTGGTGTTGAAAATGCAAAGAAATTGTTTGGAGATAAGATAGTCTATACAAAAACAGCTAAGGAAGCGTTAAAAGATGCTAAACTTTGTTTTATAATGACTGAATGGAAAGAGGTTAAAGATCTTACTCCTAATGATTTTAATGAAAATATGGCAGAAAGTATAGTTTATGATGGAAGAAATTGCTACTGTCCTGAAGATATGAAAAATGCCGGAATAGAGTACTATTCAATAGGTAGATAA